The proteins below come from a single Mya arenaria isolate MELC-2E11 chromosome 8, ASM2691426v1 genomic window:
- the LOC128244418 gene encoding sacsin-like, whose product MPASMALIFDLMAPALCVYNDAVFTEQDWEGITMIYSSIKEEDKSKVGRFGLGFKSVFHITDYPCIISGDKMLLIDPQQPTDRVNAFFEIPLMHDPWEGLDMNDFYNGLGGYFGVDQRMISDGHFNGTLFWFPLRERASPLSDTLYDERKILDLLDGLKSEAPSILIFLRNLESLTVFTAKECYQRTSTFGTHEHNRKRPSFHVRIKDAEHQVRHAREEFIAKMDTNSSDVTSMTDYCIEVTTDGQVTDYYWAVLNYFVGTSASGQFLTLINDKDISMSPCVSIAVSLDQSRQQFEGHIYCFMPLPKEGSKLTGLPFHVNGFFALSQNRHHLKWVTDEQKMQKIYDKNVLWNQYMVTEALPKTFKAIYLYLVHRAQRNGNPNEDIMNINRLIPDFPNVLDKWRQFMFNALSLVKSEKIFFCRHLNAWIPLQQSIFASFDNLPRHLDHVRSSVKKCLQYMGQYLVEVPDETVATFKQLFPGQVTDVTPLLLARYMKQNMKYMDLDDKAKLNILEYLVSDADNTKLENLHLILLASRDWAAFHQRGEPIYICDEKIISLFPLLTNRFLAPDARETVYKSGT is encoded by the exons atgcctgcatccatggccctcatatTTGACTTGatg GCTCCCGCACTTTGCGTGTATAACGATGCAGTATTCACGGAACAGGACTGGGAGGGCATTACGATGATATACAGCAGCATAAAAGAGGAGGACAAATCTAAAGTCGGTAGATTCGGGCTCGGATTCAAGTCTGTGTTTCACATTACAG ACTACCCTTGTATCATCAGCGGAGACAAAATGTTGTTGATTGATCCGCAACAACCGACTGACAGAGTGAATGCCTTCTTTGAAATACCTTTGATGCACGATCCCTGGGAGGGACTTGACATGAACGATTTTTACAATGGCCTTGGTGGATATTTTGGCGTAGATCAGCGTATGATTAGTGATGGACATTTCAACGGAACGTTGTTCTGGTTTCCTTTAAGGGAAAGAGCGTCCCCTTTGTCTGACACATTGTACGACGAACGCAAGATTCTTGATCTTTTGGATGGCTTGAAGTCTGAGGCACCTAGCATCCTCATTTTCTTAAGAAACCTGGAATCGCTGACAGTTTTTACAGCGAAAGAATGTTATCAACGTACATCAACATTCGGTACGCATGAACACAACAGAAAACGGCCTAGTTTTCATGTACGCATCAAAGATGCTGAGCACCAGGTTCGACATGCAAGGGAAGAGTTTATTGCCAAAATGGACACAAACAGTAGTGATGTCACAAGTATGACAGATTACTGCATAGAAGTTACAACAGATGGACAGGTTACAGATTACTATTGGGCTGTGTTAAACTACTTTGTTGGCACTTCTGCCTCTGGACAATTTCTAACACTAATCAATGACAAAGACATAAGCATGAGTCCTTGTGTTTCCATTGCTGTTTCTTTAGATCAGTCTCGTCAACAGTTTGAGGGACATATATATTGCTTCATGCCTTTACCGAAAGAAGGATCAAAGCTTACCGGTTTACCTTTTCATGTGAACGGATTCTTTGCGCTAAGCCAAAACAGACACCATCTAAAATGGGTTACAGATGAACAGAAGATGcagaaaatatatgacaaaaatgttttatggaatCAATATATGGTGACTGAGGCATTGCCAAAGACATTCAAAGCAATATATCTCTATCTGGTACATCGCGCCCAGCGAAATGGAAACCCAAATGAGGATATAATGAATATCAATAGACTCATTCCTGATTTTCCAAATGTCTTGGACAAGTGGAGACAATTCATGTTCAATGCTTTAAGCTTGGTCAAGTCTGAGAAGATCTTCTTCTGCAGACATTTAAACGCTTGGATTCCATTGCAGCAGAGTATATTTGCCTCGTTTGATAATTTACCAAGACATCTTGACCACGTTCGTTCTTCGGTGAAGAAATGTTTACAATACATGGGCCAATATCTTGTTGAAGTGCCAGATGAAACTGTTGCtacattcaaacaattatttcctGGACAAGTAACGGACGTGACACCTTTACTGTTGGCTAgatacatgaaacaaaatatgaagtACATGGATTTGGACGACAAGGCGAAACTGAATATTCTCGAATACCTTGTCTCCGATGCTGATAACACAAAGCTTGAAAATTTACACCTGATACTGCTTGCGTCGCGTGATTGGGCTGCGTTTCACCAACGGGGAGAGCCGATCTACATTTGCGATGAGAAGATCATATCCCTGTTTCCGTTGCTGACAAACAGGTTTCTTGCTCCAGATGCAAGGGAGACCGTTTACAAATCAGGTACGTAG